The bacterium genome contains a region encoding:
- a CDS encoding IS110 family transposase: MNYIGMDIHKKYSSVAVMDERGSLVDACRMNHLYREELIKYFKQFPSGTQVAMEATCGWSWLSELLQDLDLEVKLAHPSKVRVIAESQVKTDKVDARVLAQLLRTNFLPEAYLAPREQREARDLLRYRMSLVHLRTGVKNRIHALLIRLGIHHSYSDLFGKQGLGFLSSLQLSSVHRKTLDGYLSVLDTTASLIKEAEVDIRQVIKESEEGQHLLTVPGIGFILAYLILVEIGDINRFPSSKKLCSYAGLVPSVHQSSSRNYHGHIVKGANRYLCWGMIEAAQKAKVIDPYLRDKAQKIEKKKGGGVATVAIARQLMAIIYHLLKEKRDYYREELKIAGSGRPVRLLVVPRTDR, translated from the coding sequence ATGAACTACATAGGGATGGATATACACAAGAAATACTCTTCAGTAGCAGTTATGGATGAGAGGGGGAGTTTAGTTGATGCCTGCCGGATGAACCATCTTTATCGGGAGGAGTTAATCAAGTATTTTAAGCAGTTTCCCTCTGGTACGCAGGTGGCAATGGAGGCTACTTGTGGTTGGAGTTGGCTATCAGAGCTTCTGCAGGATTTGGATTTGGAGGTAAAGTTAGCACATCCTTCCAAGGTACGGGTAATAGCGGAGAGTCAGGTCAAGACAGACAAGGTAGATGCCAGAGTCTTGGCCCAGCTTTTACGGACTAATTTTTTGCCGGAGGCATATTTAGCTCCCAGGGAGCAGAGGGAGGCGAGGGATCTGCTCCGGTACCGGATGAGTCTGGTTCATCTTCGAACCGGGGTGAAGAATCGGATACATGCCCTGCTTATTCGGTTAGGTATTCATCACAGTTATTCAGACTTATTTGGCAAACAGGGGTTGGGGTTTTTATCTTCTCTGCAGTTATCATCTGTTCATCGGAAAACTCTGGATGGATATCTTAGCGTATTGGACACGACTGCCTCCTTAATTAAAGAGGCGGAGGTTGATATTCGGCAGGTGATAAAGGAGAGTGAGGAGGGGCAACATTTACTTACCGTGCCCGGGATAGGTTTTATCTTGGCTTATCTGATTTTGGTGGAGATTGGAGATATAAATCGCTTTCCCTCCAGCAAGAAGCTTTGCAGTTATGCTGGGTTAGTGCCCTCGGTTCATCAAAGTAGTTCAAGAAATTACCACGGGCATATAGTCAAGGGGGCTAATCGTTATCTTTGTTGGGGGATGATAGAGGCAGCCCAGAAGGCGAAGGTGATTGATCCTTATTTGAGGGACAAGGCGCAGAAGATCGAGAAGAAGAAAGGCGGTGGCGTAGCTACCGTTGCCATAGCTCGTCAGCTTATGGCTATTATCTATCATCTTCTCAAGGAAAAAAGGGATTATTATAGGGAAGAACTAAAGATAGCAGGGTCGGGCAGGCCCGTGCGTCTCTTGGTCGTCCCCAGGACGGACCGTTAG
- a CDS encoding M3 family metallopeptidase, with protein GHSLHSYYTNRNEPYIYAGHTTFTAEVASTTNEALLMQYLIHATQSKAQKLYLLEYYINQIIGTFYFQTLLAEFEKMSHERMEKGEALSPKVIRATYRDLMEKYWGPEVYRDSISDLGALRLYHFYRNFYVYQYATSYAAATYLSREISLENKEALAKYREFLKTGSSDYPINILKKAGVDMSTSEPIDKTVELFNNLVNQFEKLLLE; from the coding sequence GGGGCATTCCCTGCATAGCTATTACACCAACAGGAACGAGCCTTATATTTATGCTGGTCACACCACTTTCACGGCTGAGGTGGCTTCCACTACCAACGAGGCACTGCTGATGCAATACCTCATCCATGCCACTCAAAGTAAAGCTCAGAAACTTTACCTGCTGGAATATTACATCAATCAAATCATCGGCACTTTCTATTTTCAGACTCTTCTGGCTGAATTTGAGAAGATGTCGCACGAGAGGATGGAAAAGGGAGAGGCGCTCTCCCCTAAGGTGATAAGGGCGACCTACCGCGACCTGATGGAGAAATACTGGGGTCCGGAAGTCTACCGTGATTCCATAAGTGACCTGGGCGCGCTCCGGCTCTATCATTTCTACCGGAATTTTTATGTATACCAATATGCTACCTCGTATGCGGCAGCAACGTACCTTTCTCGAGAGATCTCTTTAGAGAATAAAGAGGCCTTGGCCAAGTATCGTGAATTTCTCAAGACTGGAAGTTCCGATTATCCGATTAATATCTTGAAAAAAGCAGGCGTTGATATGTCTACTTCTGAGCCGATAGATAAGACTGTCGAGCTTTTCAATAATCTGGTAAATCAGTTTGAGAAGTTGTTACTGGAATAA